From Phyllopteryx taeniolatus isolate TA_2022b chromosome 18, UOR_Ptae_1.2, whole genome shotgun sequence, the proteins below share one genomic window:
- the LOC133468122 gene encoding mitogen-activated protein kinase-binding protein 1-like isoform X1, translated as MPGDGLTIKSRIRKLLSSPSAKPGKERRDNLASKVTLEKVLGITALGNSCLACDPKTGLVAYPAGCVVVLLNPRKNRQQHLINTSRKTITALSFSQDGKYLVTGESGHLPAVRLWDVSECRLVSELQKHEYGVSCVAFSPDGKYIVSVGNQHDMMVNVWAWKKDVVIAANKVSSKVTGVSFSEDSSYFVTVGNRHVKFWYLDHCKASKASTPVPLLGRSGLPGELRNNFFCDVACGRGQKADSTFCVTFSGLLCEFNGNRMLDKWVDLQTSMAQSLSLSSERIFCSCADGTVRVFSPLDLRFVCTLPRPHPLGADVASVTQASHLLCSRTDARYPDATAVTYDPVSRWLSCVYADHSVFVWDVADLTRVAKVHSALFHAACVWDLEMVPDVPEEMAASLSPGAFLSCSSDSTIRLWHPDERTGVHSRNILSTDLLKIIYTGASTAALQETENLTKADKPADGQPAESRTGIRTICVSPDGKHLASGDRNGILRVHNLSSMEEILKVEAHDAEILCLEYSKPQTGLQLLATASRDRLIHVLDAASDYGLVQTLDEHSSSITAVRFAANDGKVRLISCGADKSIYFRTAHTSNRGTEFRRSHHTVRKTTLYDMGVDPSCKHVAVGCQDRCIRIFNVSNGKQKKLYKGSLSDDGSLLRVQIDPSGQYVAASCSNKNISIFDFYTGECVATMFGHSEIVTGLRFTNDCKHLISVSGDSCIFVWRLAPELTISMRQKLFHLRQPLKSAAFSAPAPRSLSSDSERDDDDDVTRRHSGDREDDSSNSASADSSHGEDTGGSEEAPEWEPAKLASPTPVVSRRPRRRWSRRKGSLDLKVVSMLDLRQLEPFTPNKPGDARSGTPALAEPAPSPERPDESRFRQPVIRCHWLSSEGVEGSDRVRLGTADDEDDADLQDGYTNDDTAKDSLHRKRQVIGQSQDSCSPDSACSLGYDSRGTSPDGVLDDSADNTSLSLDSSEDEGEEEVTKAEAIRLDEALTGREDFLKRNFETLADACSKAEPSRVPRLSMSSRFLARGHHNRGGPPFSKAQAKEAGGGRTTEVKTPVSPSATQGPKLVTGSAIIPRSQKKTTSGSHLWRFSTPPSRPPPPYRTASLHKSQSAQNLTLASPRSPLPSSDHREWCKRPQYLLLDRDPLKPSSSQVSSPSPGSPQSPRSYMNPTASSMAKSSRSSSVGDGIHPGLDLSPFPKARRSWGDLDVAETSWHTLVAVPPTPSRIPQPKQPLSPRRSVCSEVKGNAFCPGSPIKASSPTVGPACDVTPDTGAAEKNKVTTYESNQAVGPPPEELPLVAEHPLTHPGVPPPTNLSFTSNPFPFLLPPTPPLPFRRHSASRWPPLACVSPSVSPVASWQCRVVDTVTLDACRQAASELRCSLRRTATLYTELLHCPPECGEESRQEMVMVLSEALASAKAELDPLSNGALWGSEAKGQGDKALALLEQYAELLLKSVERKLDGKM; from the exons AGCGGCCACCTTCCCGCCGTGCGACTGTGGGACGTGTCGGAGTGCCGGCTGGTGTCTGAGCTCCAAAAGCACGAGTACGGCGTCTCCTGCGTGGCCTTTTCGCCCGACGGCAAGTACATCGTCAGCGTGGGCAACCAGCACGACATGATGGTCAACGTCTGGGCCTGGAAA AAGGATGTGGTCATAGCCGCCAACAAGGTGTCCAGCAAGGTAACGGGAGTGTCTTTCTCTGAGGACAGCTCCTACTTTGTTACGGTGGGCAACAGACATGTCAAGTTCTGGTATCTGGACCACTGCAAGGCCAGTAAG GCCAGCACCCCGGTGCCTCTGCTGGGCCGTTCGGGTCTACCGGGCGAGCTGAGGAACAACTTCTTCTGCGACGTGGCCTGTGGGCGAGGCCAAAAGGCCGACTCCACCTTCTGCGTCACGTTCTCCGGCCTGCTGTGCGAGTTCAACGGCAACAGGATGCTGGACAAGTGGGTGGAcctgcag ACCAGCATGGCCCAGTCTCTGTCTCTGTCCTCGGAGCGCATCTTCTGCAGTTGTGCCGACGGAACGGTGCGAGTCTTCAGCCCGCTCGACCTGCGTTTCGTCTGCACGCTGCCTCGGCCGCACCCGCTCGGAGCAGACGTCGCGTCCGTCACCCAAGCCAG TCATTTACTTTGCAGCAGGACGGACGCCCGCTACCCGGACGCCACGGCCGTGACCTATGACCCCGTCAGCCGGTGGCTGAGCTGCGTGTACGCCGACCACAGCGTGTTCGTGTGGGACGTCGCCGACCTCACCCGGGTGGCCAAGGTCCACTCGGCCCTCTTCCACGCAGCCTGTGTCTGGGACCTCGAA ATGGTTCCGGATGTTCCTGAGGAGATGGCGGCGAGTCTGTCGCCCGGCGCCTTCCTCAGCTGCTCGTCCGACAGCACCATCAGACTTTGGCACCCGGACGAACGCACCGGCGTTCATTCTCGGAACATCCTCAGCACC GACCTCCTCAAGATCATCTACACGGGCGCGAGCACGGCCGCCTTGCAGGAAACGGAGAATCTGACCAAAGCGGATAAACCTGCGGACGGACAGCCGGCGGAAAGCAGGACCGGCATCCGCACCATCTGCGTCAGCCCGGACGGGAAACACTTAGCGTCTGGAGACCGAAACGGAATCCTCAG AGTTCACAACCTCAGCAGCATGGAAGAGATTCTGAAAGTGGAAGCTCACGATGCGGAAATCCTCTGCCTGGAGTACAGCAAGCCACAAACAG GTCTGCAGCTTCTGGCCACGGCGAGCAGAGATCGTCTGATTCACGTGCTGGACGCCGCGTCCGACTACGGCCTGGTGCAAACGCTGGACGAGCACTCGTCGTCCATCACGGCCGTACGCTTCGCCG CCAATGACGGCAAAGTGAGGTTGATCAGTTGTGGGGCGGATAAAAGCATCTATTTCCGCACCGCGCACACG AGCAACAGAGGAACAGAGTTCCGGCGTTCTCACCACACGGTGAGGAAGACCACGCTTTACGACATGGGCGTGGACCCCAGCTGCAAGCACGTGGCGGTGGGCTGCCAGGACCGCTGCATCAG GATTTTCAACGTCAGCAATGGCAAACAGAAGAAACTGTACAAGGGATCGCTCAGCGACGACGGCAGCCTGCTCAGG GTTCAGATCGATCCGTCTGGTCAGTACGTGGCTGCCAGCTGCTCCAACAAAAACATCAGCATCTTTGATTTCTACACCGGAGAGTGTGTTGCCACCATGTTTGGACATTCGG AGATCGTGACCGGTCTGAGGTTCACCAACGACTGCAAGCATTTGATCAGCGTGTCAGGCGACAG TTGCATCTTTGTGTGGCGTCTGGCTCCAGAGCTGACCATCAGCATGCGACAGAAGCTCTTTCATCTCCGACAGCCTCTCAAGAGCGCCGCCTTcag CGCTCCCGCCCCGAGGAGCCTCTCCTCAGACAGCGAGcgcgacgatgacgacgacgtgACCCGCCGACACTCCGGCGACCGCGAAGACGACTCCAGCAACAGCGCGTCCGCTGACAGCAGTCACGGCGAAGACACGGGCGGCTCAGAAGAAGCGCCTGAATGGGAACCAGCAAAA ctcgcCTCGCCCACGCCCGTCGTCAgtcgtcgtcctcgtcgtcgCTGGTCTCGTCGTAAAGGCTCTCTGGACCTGAAGGTGGTGTCCATGTTGGACCTGAGGCAGCTGGAGCCCTTCACGCCCAACAAACCTGGCGACGCTCGCAGCGGCACGCCCGCCCTCGCCGAGCCCGCGCCGAGCCCGGAACGTCCCGACGAGAGCCGCTTCCGTCAGCCCGTCATCCGCTGCCATTGGCTGTCGTCTGAAGGCGTGGAGGGTTCTGATAGGGTGAGGCTGGGGACGGCGGACGACGAAGATGACGCCGATCTACAAGACGGGTACACCAA CGATGACACAGCAAAGGATTCACTTCACAGGAAGCGTCAGGTCATCGGCCAGAGCCAAGACAGCTGCAGCCCGGACAGCGCCTGCTCGCTAGGCTACGACAGCCGAGGAACCAGTCCCGATGGCGTCCTGGACG ACTCCGCAGACAACACGTCGCTTAGCCTGGACAGCTCGGAGGACGAAGGCGAAGAAGAGGTAACGAAAGCGGAGGCGATCCGTCTGGACGAGGCTCTGACCGGACGAGAAGATTTCCTCAAGCGGAACTTTGAGACGCTGGCGGACGCCTGCAGCAAAG CGGAGCCGAGCAGGGTCCCGAGGCTCAGCATGTCCTCGCGCTTCCTGGCCAGAGGACATCACAACAG GGGAGGTCCTCCGTTTTCCAAAGCGCAGGCAAAGGAAGCAGGAGGCGGCCGAACCACGGAAGTCAAAACCCCCGTGTCCCCGAGCGCCACCCAGGGGCCAAA GCTCGTCACAGGCTCTGCAATTATCCCCCGATCCCAAAAGAAGACCACGTCAGGGTCCCACCTTTGGAGGTTCTCCACGCCGCCCTCCAGACCGCCGCCGCCCTACAGAACCGCCAGTCTGCACAAGTCCCAGTCCGCCCAGAACCTCACGTTAGCCT CTCCACGTTCTCCGTTGCCCTCTAGTGATCATAGGGAGTGGTGCAAGAGGCCCCAGTATCTCCTCCTGGACCGAGACCCTCTCAAGCCCTCGTCCTCCCAAGTGTCCTCGCCCTCGCCGGGCTCGCCTCAGTCTCCTCGCTCCTACATGAACCCCACGGCCAGCTCCATGGCCAAAAGCAGCCGTTCGTCCTCCGTGGGCGATGGCATCCACCCCGGCCTCGACCTGTCGCCCTTCCCCAAGGCCCGGAGGTCCTGGGGGGATCTGGACGTAGCGGAGACGTCTTGGCACACCCTCGTCGCCGTCCCGCCGACGCCCTCTCGCATACCTCAGCCCAAGCAGCCTCTCAGCCCTCGACGCAGCGTCTGCTCGGAGGTGAAAGGCAACGCCTTTTGTCCAGGAAGTCCAATTAAAGCTTCTTCTCCCACCGTGGGTCCGGCGTGTGATGTCACACCCGACACAG GTGCAGCAGAGAAGAACAAAGTGACCACATATGAAAG TAACCAAGCTGTAGGGCCACCGCCCGAAGAGCTCCCCCTGGTGGCGGAACATCCCCTCACCCATCCAGGTGTTCCTCCTCCTACCAACCTGTCGTTTACTAGCAatccttttccttttcttctacCACctactcctcctcttccttttcGTCGTCACTCCGCCTCGCGCTGGCCGCCGCTGGCTTGCGTGTCGCCGTCCGTGTCACCCGTGGCCTCCTGGCAGTGCCGCGTCG TTGATACCGTCACATTGGACGCGTGCAGGCAGGCTGCGAGTGAGCTCCGTTGCAGTCTGAGGCGAACCGCCACGCTGTACACAGAG CTGCTCCACTGCCCTCCGGAGTGCGGCGAAGAAAGTCGTCAGGAGATGGTGATGGTGTTGTCCGAGGCGTTGGCGTCGGCCAAGGCGGAGCTTGACCCGCTGTCCAATGGCGCCCTCTGGGGCTCGGAGGCCAAAGGTCAGGGCGACAAAGCCCTGGCGCTGTTGGAGCAGTACGCAGAGCTTCTGCTCAAGTCCGTGGAGAGGAAGCTGGACGGCAAGATGTGA
- the LOC133468122 gene encoding mitogen-activated protein kinase-binding protein 1-like isoform X6, protein MSSSGIWTTARPVSTPVPLLGRSGLPGELRNNFFCDVACGRGQKADSTFCVTFSGLLCEFNGNRMLDKWVDLQTSMAQSLSLSSERIFCSCADGTVRVFSPLDLRFVCTLPRPHPLGADVASVTQASHLLCSRTDARYPDATAVTYDPVSRWLSCVYADHSVFVWDVADLTRVAKVHSALFHAACVWDLEMVPDVPEEMAASLSPGAFLSCSSDSTIRLWHPDERTGVHSRNILSTDLLKIIYTGASTAALQETENLTKADKPADGQPAESRTGIRTICVSPDGKHLASGDRNGILRVHNLSSMEEILKVEAHDAEILCLEYSKPQTGLQLLATASRDRLIHVLDAASDYGLVQTLDEHSSSITAVRFAANDGKVRLISCGADKSIYFRTAHTSNRGTEFRRSHHTVRKTTLYDMGVDPSCKHVAVGCQDRCIRIFNVSNGKQKKLYKGSLSDDGSLLRVQIDPSGQYVAASCSNKNISIFDFYTGECVATMFGHSEIVTGLRFTNDCKHLISVSGDSCIFVWRLAPELTISMRQKLFHLRQPLKSAAFSAPAPRSLSSDSERDDDDDVTRRHSGDREDDSSNSASADSSHGEDTGGSEEAPEWEPAKLASPTPVVSRRPRRRWSRRKGSLDLKVVSMLDLRQLEPFTPNKPGDARSGTPALAEPAPSPERPDESRFRQPVIRCHWLSSEGVEGSDRVRLGTADDEDDADLQDGYTNDDTAKDSLHRKRQVIGQSQDSCSPDSACSLGYDSRGTSPDGVLDDSADNTSLSLDSSEDEGEEEVTKAEAIRLDEALTGREDFLKRNFETLADACSKAEPSRVPRLSMSSRFLARGHHNRGGPPFSKAQAKEAGGGRTTEVKTPVSPSATQGPKLVTGSAIIPRSQKKTTSGSHLWRFSTPPSRPPPPYRTASLHKSQSAQNLTLASPRSPLPSSDHREWCKRPQYLLLDRDPLKPSSSQVSSPSPGSPQSPRSYMNPTASSMAKSSRSSSVGDGIHPGLDLSPFPKARRSWGDLDVAETSWHTLVAVPPTPSRIPQPKQPLSPRRSVCSEVKGNAFCPGSPIKASSPTVGPACDVTPDTGAAEKNKVTTYESNQAVGPPPEELPLVAEHPLTHPGVPPPTNLSFTSNPFPFLLPPTPPLPFRRHSASRWPPLACVSPSVSPVASWQCRVVDTVTLDACRQAASELRCSLRRTATLYTELLHCPPECGEESRQEMVMVLSEALASAKAELDPLSNGALWGSEAKGQGDKALALLEQYAELLLKSVERKLDGKM, encoded by the exons ATGTCAAGTTCTGGTATCTGGACCACTGCAAGGCCAGTAAG CACCCCGGTGCCTCTGCTGGGCCGTTCGGGTCTACCGGGCGAGCTGAGGAACAACTTCTTCTGCGACGTGGCCTGTGGGCGAGGCCAAAAGGCCGACTCCACCTTCTGCGTCACGTTCTCCGGCCTGCTGTGCGAGTTCAACGGCAACAGGATGCTGGACAAGTGGGTGGAcctgcag ACCAGCATGGCCCAGTCTCTGTCTCTGTCCTCGGAGCGCATCTTCTGCAGTTGTGCCGACGGAACGGTGCGAGTCTTCAGCCCGCTCGACCTGCGTTTCGTCTGCACGCTGCCTCGGCCGCACCCGCTCGGAGCAGACGTCGCGTCCGTCACCCAAGCCAG TCATTTACTTTGCAGCAGGACGGACGCCCGCTACCCGGACGCCACGGCCGTGACCTATGACCCCGTCAGCCGGTGGCTGAGCTGCGTGTACGCCGACCACAGCGTGTTCGTGTGGGACGTCGCCGACCTCACCCGGGTGGCCAAGGTCCACTCGGCCCTCTTCCACGCAGCCTGTGTCTGGGACCTCGAA ATGGTTCCGGATGTTCCTGAGGAGATGGCGGCGAGTCTGTCGCCCGGCGCCTTCCTCAGCTGCTCGTCCGACAGCACCATCAGACTTTGGCACCCGGACGAACGCACCGGCGTTCATTCTCGGAACATCCTCAGCACC GACCTCCTCAAGATCATCTACACGGGCGCGAGCACGGCCGCCTTGCAGGAAACGGAGAATCTGACCAAAGCGGATAAACCTGCGGACGGACAGCCGGCGGAAAGCAGGACCGGCATCCGCACCATCTGCGTCAGCCCGGACGGGAAACACTTAGCGTCTGGAGACCGAAACGGAATCCTCAG AGTTCACAACCTCAGCAGCATGGAAGAGATTCTGAAAGTGGAAGCTCACGATGCGGAAATCCTCTGCCTGGAGTACAGCAAGCCACAAACAG GTCTGCAGCTTCTGGCCACGGCGAGCAGAGATCGTCTGATTCACGTGCTGGACGCCGCGTCCGACTACGGCCTGGTGCAAACGCTGGACGAGCACTCGTCGTCCATCACGGCCGTACGCTTCGCCG CCAATGACGGCAAAGTGAGGTTGATCAGTTGTGGGGCGGATAAAAGCATCTATTTCCGCACCGCGCACACG AGCAACAGAGGAACAGAGTTCCGGCGTTCTCACCACACGGTGAGGAAGACCACGCTTTACGACATGGGCGTGGACCCCAGCTGCAAGCACGTGGCGGTGGGCTGCCAGGACCGCTGCATCAG GATTTTCAACGTCAGCAATGGCAAACAGAAGAAACTGTACAAGGGATCGCTCAGCGACGACGGCAGCCTGCTCAGG GTTCAGATCGATCCGTCTGGTCAGTACGTGGCTGCCAGCTGCTCCAACAAAAACATCAGCATCTTTGATTTCTACACCGGAGAGTGTGTTGCCACCATGTTTGGACATTCGG AGATCGTGACCGGTCTGAGGTTCACCAACGACTGCAAGCATTTGATCAGCGTGTCAGGCGACAG TTGCATCTTTGTGTGGCGTCTGGCTCCAGAGCTGACCATCAGCATGCGACAGAAGCTCTTTCATCTCCGACAGCCTCTCAAGAGCGCCGCCTTcag CGCTCCCGCCCCGAGGAGCCTCTCCTCAGACAGCGAGcgcgacgatgacgacgacgtgACCCGCCGACACTCCGGCGACCGCGAAGACGACTCCAGCAACAGCGCGTCCGCTGACAGCAGTCACGGCGAAGACACGGGCGGCTCAGAAGAAGCGCCTGAATGGGAACCAGCAAAA ctcgcCTCGCCCACGCCCGTCGTCAgtcgtcgtcctcgtcgtcgCTGGTCTCGTCGTAAAGGCTCTCTGGACCTGAAGGTGGTGTCCATGTTGGACCTGAGGCAGCTGGAGCCCTTCACGCCCAACAAACCTGGCGACGCTCGCAGCGGCACGCCCGCCCTCGCCGAGCCCGCGCCGAGCCCGGAACGTCCCGACGAGAGCCGCTTCCGTCAGCCCGTCATCCGCTGCCATTGGCTGTCGTCTGAAGGCGTGGAGGGTTCTGATAGGGTGAGGCTGGGGACGGCGGACGACGAAGATGACGCCGATCTACAAGACGGGTACACCAA CGATGACACAGCAAAGGATTCACTTCACAGGAAGCGTCAGGTCATCGGCCAGAGCCAAGACAGCTGCAGCCCGGACAGCGCCTGCTCGCTAGGCTACGACAGCCGAGGAACCAGTCCCGATGGCGTCCTGGACG ACTCCGCAGACAACACGTCGCTTAGCCTGGACAGCTCGGAGGACGAAGGCGAAGAAGAGGTAACGAAAGCGGAGGCGATCCGTCTGGACGAGGCTCTGACCGGACGAGAAGATTTCCTCAAGCGGAACTTTGAGACGCTGGCGGACGCCTGCAGCAAAG CGGAGCCGAGCAGGGTCCCGAGGCTCAGCATGTCCTCGCGCTTCCTGGCCAGAGGACATCACAACAG GGGAGGTCCTCCGTTTTCCAAAGCGCAGGCAAAGGAAGCAGGAGGCGGCCGAACCACGGAAGTCAAAACCCCCGTGTCCCCGAGCGCCACCCAGGGGCCAAA GCTCGTCACAGGCTCTGCAATTATCCCCCGATCCCAAAAGAAGACCACGTCAGGGTCCCACCTTTGGAGGTTCTCCACGCCGCCCTCCAGACCGCCGCCGCCCTACAGAACCGCCAGTCTGCACAAGTCCCAGTCCGCCCAGAACCTCACGTTAGCCT CTCCACGTTCTCCGTTGCCCTCTAGTGATCATAGGGAGTGGTGCAAGAGGCCCCAGTATCTCCTCCTGGACCGAGACCCTCTCAAGCCCTCGTCCTCCCAAGTGTCCTCGCCCTCGCCGGGCTCGCCTCAGTCTCCTCGCTCCTACATGAACCCCACGGCCAGCTCCATGGCCAAAAGCAGCCGTTCGTCCTCCGTGGGCGATGGCATCCACCCCGGCCTCGACCTGTCGCCCTTCCCCAAGGCCCGGAGGTCCTGGGGGGATCTGGACGTAGCGGAGACGTCTTGGCACACCCTCGTCGCCGTCCCGCCGACGCCCTCTCGCATACCTCAGCCCAAGCAGCCTCTCAGCCCTCGACGCAGCGTCTGCTCGGAGGTGAAAGGCAACGCCTTTTGTCCAGGAAGTCCAATTAAAGCTTCTTCTCCCACCGTGGGTCCGGCGTGTGATGTCACACCCGACACAG GTGCAGCAGAGAAGAACAAAGTGACCACATATGAAAG TAACCAAGCTGTAGGGCCACCGCCCGAAGAGCTCCCCCTGGTGGCGGAACATCCCCTCACCCATCCAGGTGTTCCTCCTCCTACCAACCTGTCGTTTACTAGCAatccttttccttttcttctacCACctactcctcctcttccttttcGTCGTCACTCCGCCTCGCGCTGGCCGCCGCTGGCTTGCGTGTCGCCGTCCGTGTCACCCGTGGCCTCCTGGCAGTGCCGCGTCG TTGATACCGTCACATTGGACGCGTGCAGGCAGGCTGCGAGTGAGCTCCGTTGCAGTCTGAGGCGAACCGCCACGCTGTACACAGAG CTGCTCCACTGCCCTCCGGAGTGCGGCGAAGAAAGTCGTCAGGAGATGGTGATGGTGTTGTCCGAGGCGTTGGCGTCGGCCAAGGCGGAGCTTGACCCGCTGTCCAATGGCGCCCTCTGGGGCTCGGAGGCCAAAGGTCAGGGCGACAAAGCCCTGGCGCTGTTGGAGCAGTACGCAGAGCTTCTGCTCAAGTCCGTGGAGAGGAAGCTGGACGGCAAGATGTGA